Below is a window of Cryobacterium sp. PAMC25264 DNA.
CACGTGGCGGGCACTGGGCCCGTGAAACACCTGATTCTACAGGCTAGAGATGTTATTAGTAGTGCGACCCGGCGTATTCACATGCGCACGCACCAGCAGGGAGCAGAACCCGTGAACCGGATAGTCCAGTGGTTGCCCACGAACGTGGACCGACGCCTCATCGTGCTCGGCTGGGTGTACCTGGCGGCACAGATCTTCCTGGTCGGCACCGGAGGCCTCGTCCGGCTCACCAGCTCGGGCCTCGGCTGCCCGACCTGGCCCAAGTGCACCGCCGATTCGCTCGTGAACACGCCCGAGATGGGTATCCACGGCGTGATCGAGTTCGGCAACCGCCTGCTCGGCGTTCTGCTCGGACTGGTCGCCATAGTCGCCTTTGTGGCGGTGCTGCGGATGCGTCGCAGCCGCCCCGACCTCTTCCGCCTCACCCTGCTGGCCGGCCTGGGCATCCCGGCTCAGGCCGTGATCGGCGGCATCAGCGTACTCACCCAGCTGAACCCCTACGTCGTGGGGCTGCACTTCGTGATCTCGGTGATCCTGGTCGGGCTCTGCACAGCGTTCCTCTACCGGCTGTACACCGTCCCCGGGTCCCGGGAGCGTGTGGTTCCGCTCTGGTACCTCATCGTCACCCACCTCACCACCTTCGCCGTGGCCGTGACCATCGCCGTGGGTATCCTCACGACCGGCTCCGGGCCGCACGCCGGTGACGCTGATGCTCCCCGCAACGGTCTGGACTCCGAGTTCCTCCAGCACGTGCACAGCTGGCCGGCCTACGTGACCCTGGCCTTGACACTGATCCTGGTGGTCGGCGCCGTGTCGCTCCACCTGCCCGTGCGCCGTTGGGTCCTCCTGCTCCTGGCCGTCGAGCTGGCGCAGACCGTCGTTGGGCTCACCCAGGCGAACCTCGGCTTGCCGGCGGTGCTCGTGGGCATCCACATGGTGCTCGCCTGCGTGCTCGCCGCTGCCATGACCGCCGTGGTCCTGAACCTCAAGCAACCCGTCCTCGTGGCCGCTCCCCCGGCCGAGCGCACCACCACCGAGACCCTGGCGCGCTGACCCGGACCAGCGTCGGGGTCGCACCCATCCGTTGGTCGAGCGCTGAGCCGAACCGGCGTCGGGGTCGCACCCATCCCGTTGGTCGAGCGCTGAGCCGAACCGGCGTCGGGGTCGCACCCATCCCGTTGGTCGAGCTCGTCGAGACCCCGTGAGTCGATACGGGAACGGGAGGCGCTTGCCCGCAGTGCCTCACCAGGTTTCGACAGGCCCAACCAGCGTCGGTTTCGACAGGCTCAACCAGCGTCGGTTCCGACAGGCGCGACTAGCGTCGGGACTGTGAACGAGGCCGCGGCCGGCCGGCGATGCGAGTCAGCTAGAAGGGAAGCAGCGGGTCGACGCCGACGGCCACGAACACCAGCGTGAGGTACGCGATCGAGCCGTGGAAGACGCGCATCGGCGACACGTGCTCGTGCCGGATGGTGAGGTTGTACAGGCGGTGGGTCTCGTAGATGAACCAGGCGCCGGATGCGATGGCCACGACGCTGTAGACAATCCCCATGTTTGCGATCGGGATGAGCAGCAGTGAGCAGGCCACGGTCGCCCACGCGTAGAGGATGACCTGCAGTCCCACCTGGGCGCGGCCGCGCACCACGGCGAGCATCGGAACGCCGGCCGCCTGGTAGTCGTCGCGGTACTTCATCGACAACGGCCAGTAGTGCGGCGGGGTCCAGAGGAAGATGATCAGGAACAGGATGAACGGGGGCCAGGACAGGTCCCCGGTCACGGCGGCCCATCCGATCAGCACCGGCATGCAGCCGGCCACGCCGCCCCAGACGATGTTCTGCGCCGTGCGGCGCTTGAGGATCATCGTGTAGAACACCACGTAGAGCAGGATGGCGCCGAGCGAGAGGAGCGCGGCCACCCAGTTCGTGAAGATCCACAGCCACGCGATGGACACGGCGCCCAGAACCCAGGCGAACACCAGCGCCTGCCGGTCCGAGAGTTCCCCGGTGACCAGGGGGCGCCCCTGGGTGCGGTTCATCAGCCGGTCGATGTCGCGATCGAGGTAGCAGTTGAACGCGCCGGCCGATCCGGCACTGAAGGCACCGCCGATCAGGGTGGCCAGCACCAGCCACAGGCTGGGGATACCGCGCTCGGCCAGGATCATCGTCGGGGCAGTGACAACAAGCAGTAATTCGACCACTCGAGGCTTCGTGAGCGACAGATAGGCGCGGAAGGTGTTGCCCGCCCGCTGGAATCGGTCAGGCCGGTTGAGGGTGGGCGTCTGTTCGGCGGTATCCATAACTCCTCGTGCGCTTCGCATATTGCCCTAATTCTAGATCATTCCGCCACCTCTCACTCCCGGCCCGCCCGTGCGAGCCTGGCGCAATGCCGGCGAAACAACACCGGCAATTCGGGTTCCCTATACTGGAATGGCTCGCCAATCTAAGGTGCATGCATCCGTGAGCCACCTGATACGGGCACTCTCTTGCGCATCTTGATGCCGATAACGATGTCGGCGGGCAAACACTCTCCAGCGGCGCGGGATAAAGACGTGCCGCCTTTGACGGATTCAGAAGGGTCAGTTCACGTGGCAGCATTGCAGTGGGATTCCATCGACAACCGAGCGGTAGACACCGCTCGCATCCTCGCGGCGGACGCCGTGGAAAAGGTCGGCAACGGCCACCCGGGAACGGCCATGAGTCTCGCACCCGCGGCTTACCTGCTGTTCCAAAAAGTGATGCGTCGCGATCCCGCTGACAACGAGTGGATCGGCCGCGACCGGTTCATCCTCTCGGTGGGCCACAGCTCGCTCACCCAGTACGTGCAGTTGTACCTCGGCGGCGACGGCCTCGAGCTCGACGACCTCAAGGCCCTGCGCACCTGGGGCTCAAAGACCCCCGGCCACCCGAGTACGGACACACCGACGGCGTCGAGATCACCACCGGCCCGCTCGGCCAGGGCCTCGCCTCCGCCGTGGGCTTCGCCTACGCCTCCCGCTTCGAGCGTGGCCTGTTCGACCCTGAAGCCGAAGCGGGCACCAGCCCGTTCGACCAGTTCGTCTATGTCATCGCCGGAGACGGCGACCTGCAGGAGGGCATCACCTCCGAGGCCTCTTCGCTCGCCGGACACCAGCAGCTCGGCAACCTGATCGCGATCTACGACTCCAACCAGATCTCGATCGAGGACGACACCAACATTGCTTTCACCGAGGATGTCGCGGCACGCTACGACGCGTACCACTGGCACGTGCAGACCGTCGACTGGAAGAAGACCGGCGAATACGTTGAGGACGTCGCTGCCCTCAACGACGCCATCGAGGCAGCCAAGGCCGTCACCGACAAGCCGTCGCTGATCATCCTGAAGACCATCATCGGCTGGCCGAGCCCGAAGAAGCAGAACACCGGAAAGATCCACGGCTCCGCCCTCGGCGCCGAGGAACTCGCCGGAGTGAAGGAAATTCTCGGTTTCGACCCCGAGAAGACCTTCGAGGTCGCCGACGACGTCATCGCACACACCCGTAAGGCACTGGACCGCGGCGCTGAGGCCCACGCAGAGTGGAACGTGCGCTTCGACGCCTGGGCCGCCGCGAACCCCGAGCGCAAGGTCCTGCTGGATCGCATCCTCTCCGGCGACTTGCCCGACGGCGTCGAGGAGGCCCTCCCGGTCTTCCCCGCCGGCACCGAGGTCTCCACCCGTGCGTCCTCCGGCAAGGTGCTCAATGCCCTCGGCCCGGTCATCCCTGAACTGTGGGGCGGCTCCGCAGACCTCGCCGAGTCGAACAACACCACGATCAGCAACTCCGCTTCGTTCATCCCGAGCGAGCACTCCACTCACGAGTGGACCGGCAACGAGTATGGCCGCGTGCTGCACTTCGGTATCCGCGAGCACGCCATGGCCGCGATCCTCAACGGCATCGTCCTGCACGGAAACACCCGCCCGTTCGGCGGCACGTTCCTGATCTTCAGCGACTACATGCGTCCGGCGGTGCGACTCGCCGCCCTGATGAAGGCCCCGTCGATCTTCGTCTGGACCCACGACTCCGTGGCCCTCGGCGAAGACGGACCGACCCACCAGCCGATCGAGCAGCTCGCGACGCTCCGCGCGATCCCCGGACTCGACGTCGTGCGCCCCGGCGACGCCAACGAGGTGTCCTGGGCCTGGAAGACCATCCTTACGCGCCGCAACGGCCCGGCCGGAATCGTGCTGACCCGCCAGAACATCCCCGTCTTCGAACGTGGCGACGGTGACGCGATCGGCGAGACCTTCGCGTCGGCCAAGAACGTCGCCAAGGGCGCCTATGTTCTCGCCGAGGCCCCGAACGGAACGCCCGACGTGATCCTCATCGCCACCGGCTCCGAGGTGCAGCTGGCCGTCAACGCCCGCGAGGCCCTCAAGGCGGATGGCATCAACGCTCGCGTGGTGTCGGTGCCGAGCCTTGAGTGGTTCGAAGAGCAGTCCGCTGAATACCGTGAGGCAGTTCTGCCGAGAGCGATCACCGCTCGGGTATCGGTTGAGGCCGGAATCGCGTTGACCTGGACTAAGTACGTTGGCGACCGCGGCCGCAGCGTCTCGATCGAGCACTTCGGTGCATCGGCCGACTACAAGACTCTGTTCCGCGAATTCGGCATCACCACGGAGGCCGTCGTCGCCGCCGCCAAAGAATCCCTCGCCGCGCTCTAAGCGCGACACCTACAAGCGCAGCATTCAAGGAGATTTGATTTTCATGACTGAAACAACCCCCACCGCCGCACTGTCCGCCGCGGGCGTCAGCATCTGGCTCGACGACCTGTCGCGTCAGCGCATCCAGTCCGGCGGGCTGACGACCCTCATCGAGGAGAAGAACGTCGTCGGCGTCACCACCAACCCCACGATCTTCGCCGGTGCGCTCAGCAAGGGCGAGGCATACGCCTCCCAGGTGGCCACGCTGGCCGCCGCCGGCACCACCGTCACCGATGCGGTCTTCGAGATCACCACCGACGACGTCGCCTCCGCCTGCGACATCTTCCGCCCGATCTACGACGCCACGAAGGGCTTCGACGGCCGCGTGTCGATCGAGGTCGAGCCCGGCTTCGCCCACGACGCCGAGAAGACCCTCGCCCAGGCCCAGCAGCTCTGGAACAAGGTCAACCGGCCCAACGCGATGATCAAGATCCCGGCGACCATCGAGGGCCTCGAGGCGATCACCGAGACCATTGCGCTGGGCATCAGCGTCAACGTCACCCTGATCTTCAGCCTCGAGCGCTACCGCGCCGTGATCAACGCGTACCTGAGCGGTCTGGAGAAGGCCAAGGCCGCTGGGATCGACCTGTCGACCATCCACTCGGTCGCCTCGTTCTTCGTGTCGCGTGTCGACACCGAGATCGACAAGCGCCTCGCCGAGGTCGGAACCGACGAAGCCCTCGCCCTGCAGAGCAAGGCCGGCGTCGCCAACGCGCAGCTCGCCTACCAGGTCTTCGAGCAGTCCTTCACGACCGAGCGCGCGTCCGTGCTGCTCGCAGCCGGCGCCAACAAGCAGCGTCCACTCTGGGCCTCCACCGGGGTCAAGTCTGCCGACCTGCCCGACACCCTCTACGTGACCGAACTGGTCGCCCCCGAGGTCGTCAACACCATGCCGGAGAAGACCCTCGAGGCCACCTTCGACCACGGAGTCATCGTCGAAGGCGCCGTCACGGGCTCCTACGACGCCGCGAACGCCGTGCTCGACGCCATCGCTGCGCAGGGCGTTTCCTACGACGACGTCACCCGCGTGCTCGAAGAGGAGGGCGTTTCGAAGTTCATCATCTCCTGGAACGAACTCCTGGACACCGTGACGGCTGCGCTCGAGTCCGCCAAGTGAGTTTCCGGATCTCGGTGAGCGGTGCGGCGGCAGAAGCCGTCCGCACCGTGGTTCCCACATTGGTCGCCGACCTGATCGCCTCCGGCATCACGTCTCTCGACCCTGCCCTGTGGGGACCCGAGGCGGAGGAAGAGGCAGGCACGCGACTCGGCTGGACCGAGTCAGTGGCCACCTCCCGTCCCCTCGTCGCCGAGATCTCGGCCCTGCGCGAGGAACTCCACGCGCGGGGCGTCACCCACATCGTCCTGGCCGGTATGGGCGGTTCGTCGCTCGCCCCCGAGGTCATCACGCTCACCAGCGGTGTCGACCTCACGGTGCTCGACACGACCGACCCCGGCCAGGTGCGGGCGGCGCTCAGCGACCGGATCGAGTCCACCGCCCTGGTGGTGTCGTCGAAGTCGGGCGGCACCGTGGAGACCGACAGCCAGCGTCGTGTCTTCGAACGTGCCTTCCAGGACAGCGGAATCGACCCCGCCGAACGCATCATCGTGGTCACCGACCCCGGCTCACCGCTCGAGGCGTCGGCCAGGGAAGCCGGCTACCGGGTGTTCACCGCCGACCCCACCGTTGGCGGACGCTTCTCGGCCCTGACCGCCTTCGGCCTCGTGCCGTCCGGCCTGGCCGGGGTGGACGTCGGACAGCTCCTCGACGAGGCCGAGGCCGTGGCACTGAGCCTTGCCGTCGACTCCGAGGACAACCCCGGTCTGATCCTTGGCGCGGCGATCGCCGCAGCTGCTCCGCGGCGCGACAAGCTGGCCATCGTCTCCGACGGCACCCACATCGTGGGTTTCGCCGACTGGGCCGAGCAACTCATCGCCGAGTCCACGGGCAAACGCGGCACCGGTATCCTGCCCGTCGTGCTTGACGCGGATGCGCCTGAGCTCACGACGTCGCTACCCGACCTGCAAATCCTGCGCGTGGTGGCGGATGCCGGCGACGAGGTCTTCGGAGCCCTCGACGGCACGGACCGTGACAGTGGCGACGAGATCCGGGTCAGTGGCACCCTCGGAGCCCAGTTCCTGGTGTGGGAGTATGCCACCGTCGTCGCCGGACGGCTGCTCGGTATCAACCCGTTCGACCAGCCCGACGTCGAATCAGCCAAGAACGCCACCCGCGGCCTGCTCGATGCCCGTCCGGCTCCCGAACCCGCTGCGTTCATCGCTGACGGCATCGAGATCCGCGGTACGCCGCATGTCATCGGCGCGGCCAGCGACCTCGCCGGCGCCGTCGACGCGTTGCTCGAAGAACTCGGCCCGGACGGGTACGTCGCCATCCAGGCGTATGTCGACCGTGTGGCACTCCCCCAGCTCGCCGAGCTGCGTGCGCTCCTGGCGACGCTGTCACGTCGTCCGGTCACCTTCGGCTGGGGCCCCCGGTTCCTGCACTCGACCGGCCAGTACCACAAGGGTGGCACCCCCACCGGCGTGTTCCTGCAGATCCTCAGCTCCCCCGCTGAAGACCTTGAGATCCCGGGCCGTCCGTTCACCTTCGGTGAGCTCATCCAGGCCCAGGCCGCCGGCGACGCCGGCGTCCTCGCCGAGCACGGTCGTCCGGTCCTCACCCTCACGTTGACCGACCCGACTGCGAACATCAGTACTCTGTTCGCCGCAGTCCGGTAAGTCACGCCCCCGCTTCTGTTCACTGTCACCCTCTAAGGAGCCGCATGTCCCCGGTGGAAATCACCCCGGAGTTCAATCCGTTGCGTTCACCCTCCGATTACCGCCTGAATCGAATTGCAGGGCCCTCGAGCCTCGTGATCTTCGGCGTCACCGGAGACCTGTCGCGGAAGAAACTCATGCCCGCCGTCTATGACCTCGCCAACCGGGGCCTGTTGCCGCCTGGATTCGCTCTCGTCGGGTTCGCCCGCCGGGACTGGGACAACCAGGACTTCATGCAGGTTGTGCACGACTCCGTCAAGGAGTACGCCCGTACCGAGTTCCACGAAGATGTCTGGGCGCAGCTGGCCGAGGGAATCCGGTTCGTCCCGGGAACCTTCGACGACGACGCGGCCTTTGAGCTCCTCAAGGAGACCATCGAGGAACTGGACCGGGAGCGGGGAACGATGGGCAACCATGCGTTCTACCTGTCGATCCCACCCAAGGCGTTCCCCCAGGTCACGGAGCAGCTGCGCCGGTCCGGCCTGGCAGAGCAGAAGAACGGCCAGTGGCGCCGCGTCGTCATCGAGAAGCCCTTCGGCAGCGACCTGAAGACGGCCCGCGAGCTCAACGACGTCGTCGAATCGGTCTTCCCGGCCGACTCCGTCTTCCGCATCGACCACTACCTGGGTAAGGAGACGGTGCAGAACATCCTCGCGCTGCGCTTCGCGAACCAGTTGTACGAACCGATCTGGAACGCCAACTACGTCGACCACGTGCAGATCACCATGGCCGAGGACATCGGTGTCGGCGGCCGGGCCGGGTACTACGACGGCATCGGCGCGGCGCGCGACGTGATCCAGAACCACCTCCTGCAGCTCCTCGCGCTCACCGCCATGGAGGAGCCGATCTCCTTCGACGCCGCGGACCTCCGCACCGAGAAGGAGAAGGTGCTCGCTTCCGTACGGTTGCCGGAGGACCTGGCCACGGGCACCGCCCGCGGACAGTACGCCGGTGGCTGGCAGGGTGGCGAGAAGATCCTCGGTTTCCTGGAGGAAGACGGCATGAACCCGGAGTCCCTGACGGAGACGTACGCGGCCCTGCGCTTGGAGATCGATACCCGGCGCTGGTCCGGGGTGCCGTTCTACCTGCGCGCCGGCAAGCGCCTGGGCCGGCGCGTCACGGAGATCGCTGTGGTGTTCAAGCGGGCACCCCAGTACCTCTTCGAGAAGAGCCAGACGGCCGCTCTCGGTGAGAACGCCCTGGTGATCCGGGTGCAGCCTGACGAGGGCGTCACTATCCGGTTCGGATCCAAGGTTCCCGGTGTCGGCATGCAGGTGCGCGACGTGACCATGGACTTCGGTTACGGCCACGCGTTCACCGAGGCCAGCCCCGAGGCCTACGAACGCCTGATCTTGGACGTCCTGCTGGGCGACCCGCCGCTTTTCCCCCGCCACGAAGAGGTCGAGCTATCGTGGAAGATCCTCGACCCCATCGAAGAATTCTGGGCAACCCAGGGTCAACCGGAACAGTACCGACCCGGAACCTGGGGGCCCGCATCAGCCGACGAACTGCTGTCACGAGACGGCCGGAACTGGAGACGCCCATGATCGTCGATCTGCCGGACACCACCACGTCCAAGATTTCCAAGGCGCTCGTGCGCATCCGGGAAGAGGGCGGCGCAGTCGCCCTCGGCCGGGTGCTCACCCTCATCATCGCCGCCGAACTGGGCCATGAGGAAGAGGCCATCGAAGCGGCCAACGACGCGTCCAGGGAACACCCCATGCGCGTGATTGTCCTGTCGACCCAGCCCGACGGCGCCGCTGCCTGCGACCCGCGTGTCGACGCGGAGATCCGGGTCGGCGGAGACGCCGGCGCCAGCGAGGTCATCGTGCTGCGCGCCTACGGTGACGCCGCCAGCGACCCGGAGAGCCTGGTCACCGGTCTGCTCCTGCCCGACGCTCCCGTTGTGGCCTGGTGGCCCGGTGAGGCGCCAGAGGTGCCGGCTGAGTCGCCCCTGGGTCGCATCGCGTACCGTCGCATCACGGATGCGTCCGCGCAGGACGACCCGCAGGCCGCCCTCACCCGGATCTGCTCGACGTACCGCCCGGGCGACACCGACTTCGCCTGGACGCGTCTGACCCTCTGGCGGGCCCAGCTCGCCGCGGTGCTCGACCAGCCTCCCTACGAATCCATCACCGCCGTATCCGTGACCGGGGCGGCTGACTCCCCCTCCACGACCCTGCTCGCGGCCTGGCTGCAGCTGCAGTTGCAGGTACCCGTGGACTACGATCTCACCACAGGTGAGAACTCGAACGGGATCCGCGGCGTGCACCTCACCCGCGCATCCGGTGTCATCTCCCTGGAGCGCGAGGTCCCCGGAATCGCCACGCTGACCCAGCCGGGCCAGCCGGTGCAGGATCTGACGCTCAAGCGCCGTAGCCTGCGGGATTGCCTGAGCGACGAACTCCGTCGCCTCGATCCCGACGAACTGTACGGGGAGGTCATCACGCGTGGCCTGCCGCAGCTGACGGACGCCACCACACCGACCGGAGGTCACTCATGACACACGACAGGCGTGTACTCGTACACGACGACAAGGCGGCGCTCATCGAGTCCGTCGCCACGCGCTTCCTCACCAAGATGGCCGACATCCTGCACGAACAGGGCCACGCCCATGTGGTGCTCACCGGAGGAAGCGTCGGGACGGGTGTGCTGGAGGCCATCAACGCCTCCCCCGACCGCGACAGTGTGAACTGGTCCAAGATCGACGTCTGGTGGGGCGACGAGCGTTGGGTCCCCCGGGGCCACGCCGACCGCAACGAGGGGCAGGCCCGCGCAGCCCTGCTCGACCACATCGATATTCCGGCCGCTAACGTTCACGCGTACCCCGCGTCCGACGAAGGCCTCGACATCGATGCGGCCGCGGATCGGTATGCGGCCGAGCTCCAGTCGATGGCCGCCCCTGAGTCCACGGTGCCGCAGTTCGACGTCACGTTCCTCGGCGTCGGTCCGGACGGTCACATCGCTTCCCTGTTCCCGCACATGCAGGGTATCCGGGAGAACGACCTCACGGTCATCGCGGTGCTGAACTCACCCAAGCCGCCGCCCGAACGTCTGAGCCTCACCCGCTGGGTGATCAACTCGTCCGAGCGCATCTGGCTGGTGGTCTCCGGTTCCGACAAGGCGTCTGCCCTTGGCCTCGCCCTCGCCGGTGCCAGCCGTGACGAGGTGCCCGTCGCGGGCATCCGTGGTCGGCATTACACGGACTTCTTCGTGGACGGTGAGGCGGCCGCGGAGGTCCCGGAGAACCTGATCGAGCAGCCGCAGTAGGCGACTCCAGGCAGAGCAAAAGCGCATCGGTTCCGAGGAACCGATGCGCTTTTTGTGTTGCCTGTGCGCTGTGCGCTGTGCGATAGGCCGTGGCCTACCTCAGTCAGTTGGTGGCGCTGAGCTTTCCGCGACGCACCCTGAGCTGCTGGAGGGCTTCCTCGAGGAGGGACTCGGCCTCTTCCTCGGTGCGACGCTCCTTGACGTAAGCCAGGTGGGTCTTGTACGGCTCGAGCTTCACCACCGACGGCGGGTTCTCCTTGTCCCGGCCAGCGGGCAGACCCGAGGACGGGCAGTCGATGGTGTCGGGAATTTCCTCGTCGGGCAGGTTCGCGGCGAAGTATCGCACCGTCTCGTTGCCGAGGGCGTCCCAGTAGGAGACCCGGATGCGATCGGCGTGGAAACCACGGTCCTGCTCGCCCATGGGGCCCGCTCCGACTCGCGAGCCGCGAATAGCGCTTCCGCCAGATGCCATTGTGTTCCTCCGCTTGAAAACTGTTCGGCTGGTTCAGGTTGTCTGCTGCTGGTCCGGTCGCGCCGTGGTTGACCGAATGCGACGGTGTCGCGAGCTGGTGCCGTAGCCCCGGTTGCCGGCCCGGTCCGCTGGTGAGCGGGCGGGCGGCAGCCGTCAGGCTACGCGCCGGTATCGAATTTGGTGATCAGGCCGAGCACGACGATGCAGGAGATCCACAACACGGCCAGGATGATGGTGATGCGGTTGAGGTTCCGTTCGGCGACGCCGGAGGCGCCGAGGTTGGAGGTGACGCCGCCGCCGAACATGTCGGACAGCCCGCCGCCGCGCCCCTTGTGGAGCAAAATGAGCATAGTGAGCAGGAGGCTCGTGATACCGAGCAGAACCTGCAATACAACCTGGAGAATCTCCACGCGAAACCTTTCACAAAACGATGGGCGCTAGAGCTCCACCAAGACCACTGGCAATTATAGCCTGACGGCAAAACGAAACCCGCCGCACCCCCGAGTAGGGGATGTGGCGGGCGATCGTTACAGTCCGACGTGCTTCTGGAATCGGACGATGCTCGAGAACTCGGTGATGTCGAGGCTCGCACCGCCAACCAGGGCGCCGTCGACGTTCGGTTCCTTCATGAAACCGGCGATGTTGACTCCCTTGACCGAACCACCGTAGAGGATCCGGGTCTTGTCTGCGACGTCCTGTCCGAGCACCTCGGCGAGGGTCGTCCGGAGCGCTGCAGCGACCTGTTCGGCCTGCTCGGGCGTTGCGGCCTGGCCGGAGCCGATGGCCCAGACCGGCTCGTACGCCACGACGATGTCAGCGGCGTTGTCGACACCCGCGAGGGCTGCCTTCAACTGTGCGACGGGAACGGCGCTGGGGCCGTGCAGCTCGAGGTC
It encodes the following:
- a CDS encoding glucose-6-phosphate dehydrogenase assembly protein OpcA, producing the protein MIVDLPDTTTSKISKALVRIREEGGAVALGRVLTLIIAAELGHEEEAIEAANDASREHPMRVIVLSTQPDGAAACDPRVDAEIRVGGDAGASEVIVLRAYGDAASDPESLVTGLLLPDAPVVAWWPGEAPEVPAESPLGRIAYRRITDASAQDDPQAALTRICSTYRPGDTDFAWTRLTLWRAQLAAVLDQPPYESITAVSVTGAADSPSTTLLAAWLQLQLQVPVDYDLTTGENSNGIRGVHLTRASGVISLEREVPGIATLTQPGQPVQDLTLKRRSLRDCLSDELRRLDPDELYGEVITRGLPQLTDATTPTGGHS
- the tal gene encoding transaldolase; amino-acid sequence: MTETTPTAALSAAGVSIWLDDLSRQRIQSGGLTTLIEEKNVVGVTTNPTIFAGALSKGEAYASQVATLAAAGTTVTDAVFEITTDDVASACDIFRPIYDATKGFDGRVSIEVEPGFAHDAEKTLAQAQQLWNKVNRPNAMIKIPATIEGLEAITETIALGISVNVTLIFSLERYRAVINAYLSGLEKAKAAGIDLSTIHSVASFFVSRVDTEIDKRLAEVGTDEALALQSKAGVANAQLAYQVFEQSFTTERASVLLAAGANKQRPLWASTGVKSADLPDTLYVTELVAPEVVNTMPEKTLEATFDHGVIVEGAVTGSYDAANAVLDAIAAQGVSYDDVTRVLEEEGVSKFIISWNELLDTVTAALESAK
- a CDS encoding RNA polymerase-binding protein RbpA encodes the protein MASGGSAIRGSRVGAGPMGEQDRGFHADRIRVSYWDALGNETVRYFAANLPDEEIPDTIDCPSSGLPAGRDKENPPSVVKLEPYKTHLAYVKERRTEEEAESLLEEALQQLRVRRGKLSATN
- the secG gene encoding preprotein translocase subunit SecG, producing the protein MEILQVVLQVLLGITSLLLTMLILLHKGRGGGLSDMFGGGVTSNLGASGVAERNLNRITIILAVLWISCIVVLGLITKFDTGA
- a CDS encoding heme o synthase, translated to MDTAEQTPTLNRPDRFQRAGNTFRAYLSLTKPRVVELLLVVTAPTMILAERGIPSLWLVLATLIGGAFSAGSAGAFNCYLDRDIDRLMNRTQGRPLVTGELSDRQALVFAWVLGAVSIAWLWIFTNWVAALLSLGAILLYVVFYTMILKRRTAQNIVWGGVAGCMPVLIGWAAVTGDLSWPPFILFLIIFLWTPPHYWPLSMKYRDDYQAAGVPMLAVVRGRAQVGLQVILYAWATVACSLLLIPIANMGIVYSVVAIASGAWFIYETHRLYNLTIRHEHVSPMRVFHGSIAYLTLVFVAVGVDPLLPF
- the zwf gene encoding glucose-6-phosphate dehydrogenase, which gives rise to MSPVEITPEFNPLRSPSDYRLNRIAGPSSLVIFGVTGDLSRKKLMPAVYDLANRGLLPPGFALVGFARRDWDNQDFMQVVHDSVKEYARTEFHEDVWAQLAEGIRFVPGTFDDDAAFELLKETIEELDRERGTMGNHAFYLSIPPKAFPQVTEQLRRSGLAEQKNGQWRRVVIEKPFGSDLKTARELNDVVESVFPADSVFRIDHYLGKETVQNILALRFANQLYEPIWNANYVDHVQITMAEDIGVGGRAGYYDGIGAARDVIQNHLLQLLALTAMEEPISFDAADLRTEKEKVLASVRLPEDLATGTARGQYAGGWQGGEKILGFLEEDGMNPESLTETYAALRLEIDTRRWSGVPFYLRAGKRLGRRVTEIAVVFKRAPQYLFEKSQTAALGENALVIRVQPDEGVTIRFGSKVPGVGMQVRDVTMDFGYGHAFTEASPEAYERLILDVLLGDPPLFPRHEEVELSWKILDPIEEFWATQGQPEQYRPGTWGPASADELLSRDGRNWRRP
- the pgl gene encoding 6-phosphogluconolactonase: MTHDRRVLVHDDKAALIESVATRFLTKMADILHEQGHAHVVLTGGSVGTGVLEAINASPDRDSVNWSKIDVWWGDERWVPRGHADRNEGQARAALLDHIDIPAANVHAYPASDEGLDIDAAADRYAAELQSMAAPESTVPQFDVTFLGVGPDGHIASLFPHMQGIRENDLTVIAVLNSPKPPPERLSLTRWVINSSERIWLVVSGSDKASALGLALAGASRDEVPVAGIRGRHYTDFFVDGEAAAEVPENLIEQPQ
- a CDS encoding glucose-6-phosphate isomerase → MSFRISVSGAAAEAVRTVVPTLVADLIASGITSLDPALWGPEAEEEAGTRLGWTESVATSRPLVAEISALREELHARGVTHIVLAGMGGSSLAPEVITLTSGVDLTVLDTTDPGQVRAALSDRIESTALVVSSKSGGTVETDSQRRVFERAFQDSGIDPAERIIVVTDPGSPLEASAREAGYRVFTADPTVGGRFSALTAFGLVPSGLAGVDVGQLLDEAEAVALSLAVDSEDNPGLILGAAIAAAAPRRDKLAIVSDGTHIVGFADWAEQLIAESTGKRGTGILPVVLDADAPELTTSLPDLQILRVVADAGDEVFGALDGTDRDSGDEIRVSGTLGAQFLVWEYATVVAGRLLGINPFDQPDVESAKNATRGLLDARPAPEPAAFIADGIEIRGTPHVIGAASDLAGAVDALLEELGPDGYVAIQAYVDRVALPQLAELRALLATLSRRPVTFGWGPRFLHSTGQYHKGGTPTGVFLQILSSPAEDLEIPGRPFTFGELIQAQAAGDAGVLAEHGRPVLTLTLTDPTANISTLFAAVR
- a CDS encoding transketolase C-terminal domain-containing protein, whose amino-acid sequence is MQLAVNAREALKADGINARVVSVPSLEWFEEQSAEYREAVLPRAITARVSVEAGIALTWTKYVGDRGRSVSIEHFGASADYKTLFREFGITTEAVVAAAKESLAAL
- a CDS encoding heme A synthase, yielding MNRIVQWLPTNVDRRLIVLGWVYLAAQIFLVGTGGLVRLTSSGLGCPTWPKCTADSLVNTPEMGIHGVIEFGNRLLGVLLGLVAIVAFVAVLRMRRSRPDLFRLTLLAGLGIPAQAVIGGISVLTQLNPYVVGLHFVISVILVGLCTAFLYRLYTVPGSRERVVPLWYLIVTHLTTFAVAVTIAVGILTTGSGPHAGDADAPRNGLDSEFLQHVHSWPAYVTLALTLILVVGAVSLHLPVRRWVLLLLAVELAQTVVGLTQANLGLPAVLVGIHMVLACVLAAAMTAVVLNLKQPVLVAAPPAERTTTETLAR